The nucleotide sequence CAACGGAGAAGGTTACAAGGTGGGTGAAAGAGGCAGCAGGAGACACTCCTGTGCTTATAAAAATAACCCCTCAGGTGACAGACATAGTGGAGGTTGCAGAAGCTGTGAAGAGGGGAGGAGCAGATGGGATAACTGCAAGTAATACAATTCCATCTCTTCTTGGAATTGATATATACTCCTTTGAGCCGTATCCAACAGTCTTTGGGAAGAGTTCCTACTCAGGTCTATCTGGAAATGCAATAAAACCTATAACTTTAAGGACAATAGCAGAGATAAAGAAGAATGTGGATATAGTGGTCTCTGGAAATGGCGGAGCATACTCATGGAGAGATGCAGTTGAAATTATGCTTGTTGGTGCAAGTAATGTTCAATTCTGCACACTTCCAATGCACTATGGATTTAGGGTTATTGAAAGTCTCTTATCTGGATTATCCAACTATCTTGAAGAGATGAATTTTTCATCTCCAATGGACATTGTTGGAAAGACTCTACCAAAGATAGTTGCCAACGAGGAACTTCCAAAAGTGGAAGTCAAAGCACACATTGATGAGGATAAGTGTGTTGGGTGTGAGCTTTGCTATGTATCATGTAGAGATGGAGGACACATGGCAATAGAATTGAAGGAGGATTCAAGAATTCCAAAGGTTAATGAGGATAAGTGTGTTGGGTGTGCAATGTGTATGCAGGTCTGTCCTGTAAATGCAATTCATATGATTGAAAAGATGGATTCAAAGGAACATAAGTTTGTAAGGAAATAAAAATGAAAACTATAAAGATAAATTTTGTGCTTAATGGGGAAGAGATTATTGATGAGGTGCCTGTGAACATAACTCTACTTGATTACTTAAGGGATTATCTCCGCCTTACAGGTACAAAGGAGGGATGTGGAAAGGGTGAGTGTGGAGCATGCACAGTCATAATGAATGGAAGGAGTGTAAATTCCTGTATGGTTCTTATTCCTCAGGTGGATGGAAAGAATGTTTTAACAATTGAAGGTTTATCTAAGAACGGCATTACAAAGATTCAGAAAGCTTTTGTAGAGGAAGGCGCAATACAATGTGGATTCTGCACCCCTGGAATGGTTATGAGCACATACTACTTACTATCAAAGAATCCTCATCCAAATGAAGAAGAGATAAGGGAAGGACTATCTGGAAATCTATGTAGATGCACAGGCTACAAAAAAATCATAGAAGCTGTTAAGAGAGTAAGTGGGGGTAAGAAATGAAGGAATTTGAGTATCTGAAACCAAGGGATTTAAATGAGGCACTTCTTTTTGCCAGAGAGTACGGGCACAGGAAAAGGTTTCTCGCTGGAGGAACAGACCTTATTGTCAGATTAAAGGACAATCTGATCAGAGAAGACTACATTATAGATATAGGGGAAATTGAGGAACTTAGAGGTATAGAGAAAAAGAACGGTGAAATACATATTGGGCCAATAACAACACACTCAGAGATAATTGAATCCGAGATAACAAAAAAGTATGCTCCTTTGCTTGTGGAGGCAGTTAAGACCATAGGCTCACCCCAGATAAGAAACAGGGGAACAATTGGCGGAAATATCTGCAACGCATCCCCTGCAGGGGATTCAATTCCTGCCCTCGTTGTCTCTGAAGCAAGATTTGTTGTAAAATCTCTTAATAATGAACGAATCATAGATATAAAGGATTTTTTTGTTGGTCCTGGAAAAACATCGTTAAAGCAGGACGAAATCCTTTACAAAATAATAATACCTGAGTGGAAGGAGAATGAAATAGGTTTCTTCAATAAACTGGGGCAGAGAAATGCCATGTCAATCTCAATAGCAAGTGTGGCAGTAAAGCTTGAGAGAGAAAAGGATAACAAATTTAAAAAAGCATTTGTATCCTTTGGAGCAGTCTCTCCTGTGGTGAACAGAGCAACCAAGTGTGAAAATTTACTTACAGAGAGGGAATTAGATTCAAAAGATTACATATTTGAAGCTGCAAACTGTGCTTTAGATGAGGTAAACCCAATAACAGATGTAAGGGCAACAAGGGAGTATAGAAGGGAAGTCTCAAAATACCTACTCTATGAGAGTCTTCTGAACTTATTGGGGATTGGAGGTTAGGCATATGAAAATAAAAGTTGAAAAACCCGTTGAAAAGAAGGAAAAATGGATTGGGAAAAAAGTCCCACAGATTTTATCCAGCAAGAAGGTTACAGGGAAACTTAAGTATCCATCAGACATATACCTTGAAAATATGTTGTGGGGAGTAGTTGTAAGGAG is from Caldisericia bacterium and encodes:
- the preA gene encoding NAD-dependent dihydropyrimidine dehydrogenase subunit PreA: MFRRKDLSIDFLGIHLEHPFILSAAPPTDELEMVINGLEAGWAGAILKTTSVEGTEVDLKYPMMSSFGTGLRRITGLGNIDLISKYHIDEVEKRVRILKERFPNKMIGASIMGAKKEDWQTLVHRLKKAGVDLIECSFSCPQGSMGESPGRMLAQSVKATEKVTRWVKEAAGDTPVLIKITPQVTDIVEVAEAVKRGGADGITASNTIPSLLGIDIYSFEPYPTVFGKSSYSGLSGNAIKPITLRTIAEIKKNVDIVVSGNGGAYSWRDAVEIMLVGASNVQFCTLPMHYGFRVIESLLSGLSNYLEEMNFSSPMDIVGKTLPKIVANEELPKVEVKAHIDEDKCVGCELCYVSCRDGGHMAIELKEDSRIPKVNEDKCVGCAMCMQVCPVNAIHMIEKMDSKEHKFVRK
- a CDS encoding xanthine dehydrogenase family protein subunit M, producing the protein MKEFEYLKPRDLNEALLFAREYGHRKRFLAGGTDLIVRLKDNLIREDYIIDIGEIEELRGIEKKNGEIHIGPITTHSEIIESEITKKYAPLLVEAVKTIGSPQIRNRGTIGGNICNASPAGDSIPALVVSEARFVVKSLNNERIIDIKDFFVGPGKTSLKQDEILYKIIIPEWKENEIGFFNKLGQRNAMSISIASVAVKLEREKDNKFKKAFVSFGAVSPVVNRATKCENLLTERELDSKDYIFEAANCALDEVNPITDVRATREYRREVSKYLLYESLLNLLGIGG
- a CDS encoding (2Fe-2S)-binding protein; amino-acid sequence: MKTIKINFVLNGEEIIDEVPVNITLLDYLRDYLRLTGTKEGCGKGECGACTVIMNGRSVNSCMVLIPQVDGKNVLTIEGLSKNGITKIQKAFVEEGAIQCGFCTPGMVMSTYYLLSKNPHPNEEEIREGLSGNLCRCTGYKKIIEAVKRVSGGKK